The Catharus ustulatus isolate bCatUst1 chromosome 17, bCatUst1.pri.v2, whole genome shotgun sequence genome includes the window ATGCTGTGTACTCCCTTCACTGGAACTGCTGAGTgtgccagggacacagagatgggACATGTAAGAGGCGCTTCCttcatccctgtgctgtgggagaggcttcagccagctctggctgctaAACTCAACATTCTACACGAGAGGACTCTCAGTGACTGTAACATTGCCACTGCCCCAGGTGGGTTGGAGCACCCCTCTGCTTCCTGATGAAGAGCTCATCCTTGCCCTCAGTCAACTGAAGAGTCGAGCTAATGGCACTTCATGGGGTTTGGACATATGTCCACTGGGAAACGGGCTGGGTCTAACTGTGCCATGTCACACAGGCTGCAGATTAAAGAGCAGCACATCCAAATGAGATTTATCTCACCACCCCCCGAGATGTCTCCCCTCTGTGCACAGAGACAGCTGTTTGGTTGTTTAAGATTTAAAATCACCTACCACTGAGATACTGTTCCATAATGAGGCACAATTGGGAAGAAGCTAATCAACATGTTTCCTAATACAAGAGAAGGCAGAGGCTTGAAGGGAGCACTAAGTGATTCCCCACATTAGATGCTCTTCttgctttcctcctctctctcctctctgctaaTTCTTCcatgtttcaaaataattctttgcTCCTGTTTCGCTTTTTCTCACAAAATCAGATTGTGATACAAATGGAGCAGGATGGGTATGGGtttatttctttgctattttAGTAAAGGTAGCCACATTACTTCTGACCACAGTTTCTCATAATagtatagtaaaaaaaaaaaaaaaaaaaagatgagtgGACTTGTAGGTGCTTTGAAAAAGCTGAAACTTAGCCCAAGTTTCAGGTTCTAAGGGACTGATAGGTCCTGCTGGGCCATGACACCACTGCTCATTGCACAGCTTGTCTTCTCTTATCAGGGTGTGAAGAGTCAGCTGGGAAAGAGCAGATCTGCAGACCCAGGAGGAGGAATTAAACATCCCGGACAGATGTCGGCTCAGGTCTGTGCAGTTTCAGCTGAAGCTTTCCAGGCTGGTTTTGACCCGTTCCATTTCATGCAGAAAACTGTAGAACTGGGGCAAAGTTAActctgcaggagaaaaaaaaaaaaaaaaaggcatcaaGCCTTAGATTTCAAGTTACACTTCCAACATTGACAAAGCTGTTCTGGTGCTACCACGGAGCAACTCGTTCACCTAAGCTGGGCAGGATTAACCACTGTGATTCCCTGCAGCTGTTTCCTTATGCTAGCCAGGCTGCCAggggggccaggctgggatcctCCCCCAGAAAGGGATCTCCCAACAGCACTCCATGCTTGGGaatcatttattttcctcctctgccctgttCCTCTGAGTGCTCTGTGGCAGATCTGTGTTTACTGAGGCACAGATGTGAAGATGCCCAGCAGTCCGTGTTCCTAAACAGCTTTGGAGTGCCTGTGGCAGGGAGAgactgaggcaggagcagccacagtgATGGAGAGGCTGAGGCAGGAGTAACCACAGTGATGCTCTTGCAGTGACCCCACCCTGGTTCTTCCCCCAGACTGCTCCACCCCCAGCAACCCCCCCCGAGCCACAAATTGCAGCTTTCCCGTGGTTCCCTCTTGTCCAGAACTGTTAACTCACCAACATACACGTTTTCCAATTGGCTCCCTTTTTTAATCACCAGCTTCAGcttggggaaaggaaaagcagaagtatTTTAGCTCAGAGACCTGTATCTGAGCACTAGGagaggacagcagagcaggagtcTGCTCACAGCAGTGAGTTTGactgctgcacagcacacacatcTTTGACAGGCTTTTCAAGAAGTGCCACTGTAGGAACAGGTaccctgggcactgggaagaTGTCTGAAAGTCCTTGATCCcacttcccctccctccccaagACGGTTGATCTTTGCTAAACTGAGCTTTTTGAACAACTTTGCAGAACAGGCCAAGCTCCTGTGACACCTCATGTCTTCAGAGGAGAAACAAACAGCAGCGTGtctgctctctgctggcagcagcacttggAGACTGGTCACTGAGCCCATTCCTGTGAGACCCagcttccctctccttcccctcacagccagggctTCCCACATGCCTGGCTGGAGCTTGTTCCTCAACTGCCCTACAAGCTGAACTCTGTGATGTGGGAGATTTACCTGTAAGAAGATACTTCCCACTTTTTCCAGctcactgctcccagcagtCACTGTGAgtcagaaagaagagaaggcAGATAATCTGTTAGCTAATGGtgaaataaaatgctatttAGCCAAGAGCTGCTGTTGGGTTTCCCAACCCCTCCAGTTTATGTTGTAGCTCTATTACCTCCAAACTTCCACTCCATATCTATCAGCTGGTTAATCATCAGTGTCTGACCCACAGCCAGGCGTGTTAGAGTGGGGGAATTCACCTTCCACTACAAGAGCAAAAGACACCAGCAATCAATTCGGAGAGGCCTCTGTTTGTACCTGAAACTTCAACAGGAGTCAGAACGAAGGCAGAGGATGGCAGAAGCCTCGAGTAAAGAGAGAACTAATGTGGTTGGGAGGTCTTTCAGAGGTGTTTGAGTCCTGCTAGGATTTCCATCTGCCCTGTCACTTCTGTAAATGAAActcactggttttgttttagcaTGGATCAGTGTAACAATATCTGTGCAAAAAGCCATGTGTTCATGTAACTGCATGACCTCAGGGCTCAAAGCATGGGAAGCACAAAAACATCACATGAAAGccacacagcagtgcaggaacTGTGACACTGATGGGGGAGAGGCCCTGGCAAACCAGAGGTATCATCAGACAAACTGCTCCTTATTAGTTCTCTGAGGATCTTCAGTTCAAAATCCCAAGTTGGTTTTGAAGAAAATACCCAAAGTGCTGAAGTGTCTCAGGAGCACAGTGGGGTTTTAGGAGTTCCCACTCACAGAACTGACATTTTGTTAGCttagaaacaagcaaaaatataTGAATACCTGTTCTGCAAAATAACTGGCTTTCTCTTCACTGAGGCCTGTGGGGAAAACCATATGAGATTACTATATGtgataaatattaattatcttttatttaGTGGAAATCACGTGACCTACCTAGCGCAATAAAATCTGCTCTGACTTGTTCAGAAGATAAATTCCTCTTCAAGGCACCTGAAAAAATACcacaaagaagaagaagaaaaaaacaaacactttttaATGAGTCAAACCGATTTTTACTGAGTCAAAtagaggcagggacaggacccGACGATGGAAAGCCTCTTGTTTCTGAGCTGTGTTTTGAAGCAAACCACAGCTCCTCAAAGATCGGAAACCCAGTCGTGCCTGGCGGTATCTCTGCAGATGCCCGGTGCTTTAAAAGTCCGGGCTCTGGGAATGCCTGGGAGAGGGCGAGATCCCATTGCAGGTATCCATGGGAACAGAGGCAGCGGTTATGTTttgaagctgctgctttctctcccGTAGCCGCTTTGCTTGTTAAAGGAGAACTGTTAAGGCTGGCGGGCTGCTAATTTGACCtacctgctgtgtttgggatgaTGGGTGTGAACGTGTGCATATAACACTTTCCCCCGCTGCGCCTTCCCCCTTTGTTCTGGGGCCCAGGCAGCACACGGACCTCTACAAGGATTCTGCTCTCTGAAGCCAAGAGCAGGAATCTCATAAATTCAAGGAGACTGCCAGCCCCACGTGGCTTTCCGGCTGTGCAGCACAAAGTTATCTGCTGTGATCTGTTCTGATATCGGCCGTGGCAtcccagagctgaggaaaaGTTACAACGGGATTGAAGCTAGGGCACACACACAGGAACGACAAGATGAGGGCACCAAGGCCTGAGtcaggatggggaaaaaatacaaattcgCATTAAATCCCCACCAGACAgttgcaggaaagaaaattgttgTTATTCCTGGATAGGAAAAGTGGCTTGAAGCAGTGGAACAAGTTTAACACAAATTCAGAAAACAGTTGTTCTCAGCATCAGGGCTGTGAAGGAAGTTACAGGGAGCCCAGGGCTGAAGGGTAATAGCAAGGGACTATTAATAACAGGAAGGATCAATGGGATGAATGTGCCGTCGAGTGTTTGATGCATTATCGTGTCAAACAGCAGCCACAACGTCACAGTAATCCCATAAAGAGCTGGAGTCCAGGGTATTCCAGTGGAATCCCCCTAAACCTCTGTCACTGTTTATGAAGGAGAAAGAGCTGGACACGTTGTGTTTCTCTAGAGCAGGACTGCAAGGTCAGCTGTCTCCTTCACGTGGCCCAGAACTGCACCAGTTCCCAGACTATGCACTGTCTTATTTGTCTCCAACAGCGCTTGTCCTTGGAGGAATTGCAGCACTGGGTCACCTGGGTGGAAGTTCCTGCAGAGACCCGGTACCAACATGAGGCTGCCCTGGTTTGGCAAAAGGGATTTACAGGAACTGCTTAAACCAAGCACCGTCACAGTGTTGTGCTGCATTTAATGCACAGATATTTAAGGGAGTTTACTTAAGCCCAAGAAATGTGCATGCAAGAAGAGTATAAAGAATACAAAGAGTCACCAAACGGGGGAAGTTTTGATTCTTAAGTGCTAAGCACTGTATTAGCTACCATTAACACTTATTGTGCAAACCAAGCCCTGCGGGAATGGCTGGGACAGTTTGGCCTCAGGGCAGCATATGCAAATACATCACTTACCGTTGGGAACCAGAAGAATACTTTTTACAATGTTTTTCAGGGGGCCCAAGCTGATTTTATTCATGGTTGCAAAGTCTGAGAGCTGAGTCAGAAATCTTTCTACCTGCTCAAAAAAAAAGAGCGGTGACCAaatcttttctgtgtttccGACAAGAGCTGCACTCACAATTCTCTTTAGCTCTGCCTTACCTCCTTGGGCTCTGTCAGAAAGCGGAAAAGCACTTCAGTCAGCGCTGAGAATTGCTGTGGAGAAACAGGACAGTGTTAGATTCGGACATCAGCACCTCAGCACCCCACCAGCACCACGATGAGGTGGTGATGTACCCCCTGACCCAGCTCCACCCATCTCAGCACActggccccagagctggacctGTGCTGGTACCCTGTCCTTGGCATTGTGTGATGCCCATGGATGGGATTTGCTCAGGATGCATTTCAGAGCCTCTCAAGAGGTCTGTGCAGCTGGTAGCTGGCACTGCACAGGGCTTTTGTGACTTGAGGCTAATCAGAAGCCGCTGTTCTATCTTGTGCAATCCAAAAACTGCGAGTGGGAAAAGTTGTGAACATCCAGTCTCATGTTTCACAAACCCCATGGGATAACCAGAGTAATTcgggaaaggaagagaaactgGTTAAGGGTCTAGTTGCTACTTTCAGCGTTCTGGGTGTGcagctggcaggcagggatggagaggctGCCTGAATGGCAGAGCACTACCAGCATCCTcctctgctggcaccagcacagctggctgtgaCCTTCTGGGTGTGCCCAAAAGTGGCTGCTTTGGCTGCTTTGTGGCTGCAGATCCTGCCCTCGGCCTTGGCCATGTAACAGAGATGGCACCGGGTGTTACCAGGCTGAAATCCTCAGTCCTGGCAagctgggctggaaaagcctCAGCGTTTCCACTACCTTCAGCCCAGACTGCACACCCGGTGTGACAGTGACCTGGTACCAATGACCAGGACCATGCAGCCTGAGGCAGGAAGCACACGGTGGGAATCCGGGGTGGGAATCACAACCTGAGCACTTCGTGGGCCCATCACAAACCTCAGTGCTTGACAGGACCCCCAGTGCCCACCAGGCACGATCTGAGCCCTCCATCAGGAACTCCCCAGTGTCCTGCCATGCAGGCAGCCGGGACTAGATGGtgtttaaggttccttccagccGAAACCGGTCTGGGATTCCCTGGCTCTACAAACACCCTTCGAACAGCTCCGGGATGGATCGGGGCAGCACCGCCGGGCACGGGGCCCAGCAGAGCCGCGGGCACTGGGCCTGGACAGGCAGCGGGCCCCGCACACCGTGCTGGACTGCTCCGGCCACAGCTCCCGGGCCCGCCCGcccctcccggccccgccgctgtCCCCGTTCCGTGTCCGGGGCTGCCCCCGGtgccctccccgccccgcccgtCCCGGCGCACCTGGGCGCTGAGCTGGTTGAGGTTGTGCATGTCGGCGCTCACCGCCTCCGGCACCGGCTCGCGGGTGAAGTTGAGCAGccccatggcggcggcggggccggggctgggccgggcgggcggagccgccgccgcctcaGCCTGAGCATTGGCGGCCGCACTTTCCGCACCCGGACCGTTCCCGGACCGCCGAGGGCACCCGGGGCTCCCGTCCGGCCCAGGCAGCACCCCCGGGTGGGCCCTTGGCCCCCGCAgcccgagcggggccgggggtcGGTGGGGCCGGGGTCTGAGAGCTGGCTGGCAGCTGGGCACTTAAAGATGTTTTATTGtacaaaaccctaaaaaaaaaaattaaaatttgtttaaaaacattatttatacggtgaatatatatacatatatatgcatatccATATATATttatgaccttttttttttcttctttttttcttttttggttttttcctcacccaaaaattccacttgggaaaaaaactttGGTGTACTTTTCGCTCTCtgactgctgctctgcccagctcagggTGATTTGTGGCCCAGGGACAAGCAGcccacatcccagcactgggCTCCGTGGAATGGACAGATGTtgggcagggaagcagcagccctgggatgagCCAGCCCATGGGCAGAAAGCGCCCAGATGTTCACAGGGTCAGGGCTCCATAGGGAGATTTCAGCTCGATTCTCGACATAATCCATATGCAGGGGATCTCCTTGCCTCAAAGATGTGTTGTAGGATGGCAGAGGAATTGCCTTCTCACCCTGTTACACAGTCTCGTTTCTGTTCGGTCTTGGGAGGAGGGCCTTGGTCCAAGAATATTGAAACTTGATTTATTCCCGCAGAGAACAATGAAACTGTTCTCATCCTGAAAGACTCCCTTGCCTTAAATTACTATTTCACAGCTCCCcttgagcaggagcaggaactcTCCGGAATTCCACCATCAGTGTGAACTTGTCTGATCCATTTTATCAGGGAAGGTGTTCCCTGCCTGTCGGGACAAAGGACAGTGTGTGAAAACCTTTATGGAAGGTAAAACCTCGACAGCCCACAAGTCTTCTGGTTTATTACTGACACTTGCAATTGTGGATGCGAATATAG containing:
- the COMMD7 gene encoding COMM domain-containing protein 7, which produces MGLLNFTREPVPEAVSADMHNLNQLSAQQFSALTEVLFRFLTEPKEVERFLTQLSDFATMNKISLGPLKNIVKSILLVPNGALKRNLSSEQVRADFIALGLSEEKASYFAEQWKVNSPTLTRLAVGQTLMINQLIDMEWKFGVTAGSSELEKVGSIFLQLKLVIKKGSQLENVYVELTLPQFYSFLHEMERVKTSLESFS